The Streptococcus oralis Uo5 genome includes a window with the following:
- a CDS encoding GTP pyrophosphokinase family protein encodes MRTQSHKEIVEEYSLSRGNYEDCLNYVENTVKNIIKSQSINVHEIIGRVKTEESLSGKVKRKDYSNLAEITDLCGIRIITYFSDDVDKIAELISQEFEVDVENTIDKRKSEDPTKFGYISLHYVVSLKEENSSPILYSKFKNIKLEIQIRTVMQHAWAEIEHDLGYKSKEDIPDQYRRQFARLAGLIELADDDFVQLKNNIMNYEQEAKEKLANLKAELPIDRSTLETYIKEDQFYTNCLSGVIKALNGIECDVAINVSLLSSLIQRLKKLGMNTIEDVDELLKKYMNIYIRTLQKRDISALKAISILTPLLTITSVLMSADSAEISDREFEELSAETYRKPLMRSDQSDD; translated from the coding sequence ATGAGGACTCAAAGTCATAAGGAGATTGTTGAAGAATATTCTCTTTCACGGGGAAATTATGAAGATTGCCTAAATTATGTAGAGAATACTGTAAAGAATATTATTAAAAGTCAATCTATTAACGTTCATGAAATAATAGGGAGAGTAAAAACTGAAGAGTCTCTTTCAGGCAAAGTAAAAAGGAAAGACTATTCTAATTTGGCTGAGATTACCGACTTATGTGGCATTCGTATCATAACGTACTTTAGTGATGATGTCGATAAAATAGCTGAGCTAATCAGTCAAGAGTTCGAGGTTGATGTAGAAAATACTATTGATAAACGCAAAAGTGAGGACCCAACAAAATTTGGTTATATTTCACTTCATTATGTGGTAAGTTTAAAAGAAGAGAACTCTTCCCCTATTTTATATAGCAAATTTAAAAATATAAAATTGGAGATACAAATTAGAACAGTTATGCAACATGCTTGGGCTGAAATTGAACATGATTTAGGATATAAAAGTAAGGAAGATATACCTGATCAGTACAGGAGACAATTTGCCAGATTGGCAGGACTAATTGAATTGGCTGATGATGATTTTGTGCAGTTGAAAAATAATATTATGAACTATGAACAAGAGGCAAAAGAAAAATTAGCTAATTTAAAAGCAGAATTACCAATAGATCGTAGTACACTCGAAACTTATATAAAAGAAGATCAGTTTTATACTAATTGCTTGAGTGGGGTAATTAAAGCATTGAACGGTATAGAGTGTGACGTTGCTATTAATGTTTCTTTACTATCTTCCCTAATTCAGAGGTTGAAAAAATTAGGTATGAATACTATTGAGGATGTAGATGAATTACTAAAAAAATATATGAATATCTATATAAGGACATTGCAAAAGCGAGATATTTCAGCTTTGAAAGCTATTTCAATATTAACTCCATTATTAACAATCACTAGTGTGTTAATGTCTGCTGATAGTGCAGAAATTTCTGATAGAGAATTTGAGGAACTATCAGCTGAAACATATAGGAAGCCCCTTATGAGATCAGATCAATCTGATGATTAA
- the leuS gene encoding leucine--tRNA ligase encodes MSFYNHKEIEHKWQGYWAQHHTFKTGTDASKPKFYALDMFPYPSGAGLHVGHPEGYTATDILSRYKRAQGYNVLHPMGWDAFGLPAEQYAMDTGNDPAEFTAENIANFKRQINALGFSYDWDREVNTTDPNYYKWTQWIFTKLYEKGLAYEAEVPVNWVEELGTAIANEEVLPDGTSERGGYPVVRKPMRQWMLKITAYAERLLNDLDELDWPESIKDMQRNWIGKSTGANVTFKVKGTDKEFTVFTTRPDTLFGATFTVLAPEHDLVDAIVSPEQAEAVADYKHQASLKSDLARTDLAKEKTGVWTGAYAINPVNGKEIPIWIADYVLASYGTGAVMAVPAHDQRDWEFAKQFDLPIVEVLEGGNVAEAAYTEDGLHVNSDFLDGLNKEEAIAKIVAWLEEKGCGQEKVTYRLRDWLFSRQRYWGEPIPIIHWEDGTSTAVPESELPLVLPVTKDIRPSGTGESPLANLADWLEVTREDGVKGRRETNTMPQWAGSSWYYLRYIDPHNTEKLADEDLLKQWLPVDIYVGGAEHAVLHLLYARFWHKFLYDLGVVPTKEPFQKLFNQGMILGTSYRDHRGALVATDKVEKRDGSFFHVETGEELEQAPAKMSKSLKNVVNPDDVVEQYGADTLRVYEMFMGPLDASIAWSEEGLEGSRKFLDRVYRLITSKEIVAENNGALDKVYNETVKSVTEQIESMKFNTAIAQLMVFVNAANKEDKLYVDYAKGFIQLIAPFAPHLAEELWQTVAATGESISYVAWPTWDESKLVEDEIEIVVQIKGKVRAKLMVAKDLSREELQEIALADEKVKAEIDGKEIVKVIAVPNKLVNIVVK; translated from the coding sequence ATGAGTTTTTACAATCATAAAGAAATTGAGCATAAGTGGCAGGGCTACTGGGCTCAACATCATACATTTAAGACAGGAACAGATGCATCAAAACCGAAGTTTTATGCTCTCGACATGTTCCCATATCCTTCAGGAGCTGGATTGCACGTAGGACACCCAGAAGGTTATACTGCAACCGATATCCTCAGCCGTTACAAACGTGCGCAAGGCTACAATGTCCTTCACCCAATGGGATGGGATGCCTTTGGTTTGCCTGCAGAGCAATACGCTATGGATACGGGGAATGACCCAGCAGAATTCACAGCGGAAAACATTGCCAACTTCAAACGTCAAATCAATGCGCTTGGCTTCTCTTATGACTGGGATCGTGAGGTTAACACAACAGATCCAAACTACTATAAGTGGACGCAATGGATTTTCACTAAGCTTTACGAAAAAGGCTTGGCCTATGAAGCCGAAGTGCCTGTAAACTGGGTTGAAGAGTTGGGAACAGCTATCGCAAACGAAGAAGTCCTTCCTGACGGAACGTCTGAGCGTGGAGGCTATCCAGTTGTCCGCAAACCGATGCGTCAATGGATGCTTAAAATCACGGCCTATGCAGAGCGATTGCTTAATGACTTGGATGAGTTGGATTGGCCAGAGTCTATCAAGGATATGCAACGCAACTGGATTGGGAAATCAACTGGTGCCAATGTAACCTTTAAAGTAAAAGGAACAGACAAGGAATTCACCGTCTTTACTACTCGTCCGGATACCCTTTTCGGTGCGACCTTTACCGTTCTGGCTCCTGAGCATGATTTGGTAGACGCTATCGTCAGTCCAGAACAAGCTGAAGCCGTAGCTGACTACAAACACCAAGCCAGCCTCAAGTCTGACTTGGCTCGTACCGACCTCGCCAAGGAAAAAACTGGTGTTTGGACAGGTGCCTATGCCATCAACCCTGTCAATGGAAAGGAAATCCCAATCTGGATCGCGGACTATGTTCTTGCTAGTTATGGAACAGGTGCTGTCATGGCTGTTCCTGCCCATGACCAACGTGACTGGGAATTTGCCAAACAATTTGACCTTCCAATCGTAGAAGTGCTAGAAGGTGGAAACGTAGCAGAAGCTGCCTATACTGAAGATGGTCTTCATGTCAATTCAGACTTCCTAGATGGACTGAACAAAGAAGAAGCGATTGCTAAGATTGTGGCTTGGTTGGAAGAGAAAGGTTGTGGACAAGAGAAGGTTACCTACCGTCTCCGCGACTGGCTCTTTAGCCGTCAACGTTACTGGGGTGAGCCAATCCCAATCATTCATTGGGAAGATGGAACTTCAACAGCTGTCCCTGAAAGTGAATTGCCACTTGTCTTGCCAGTCACCAAGGATATCCGCCCTTCAGGTACTGGGGAAAGCCCATTGGCTAACTTGGCAGACTGGCTTGAAGTGACGCGTGAAGATGGTGTCAAAGGTCGTCGTGAAACAAACACTATGCCACAATGGGCTGGTTCAAGCTGGTACTACCTCCGCTATATTGACCCACATAACACAGAAAAATTGGCCGATGAGGATCTCCTCAAACAATGGTTGCCAGTCGATATCTACGTAGGTGGGGCAGAGCATGCCGTTCTTCACTTGCTTTACGCTCGTTTCTGGCACAAATTCCTCTATGACCTCGGTGTTGTTCCAACTAAAGAACCATTCCAAAAACTCTTTAACCAAGGAATGATTTTGGGAACAAGCTACCGTGACCACCGTGGAGCTCTTGTAGCGACTGATAAGGTTGAAAAACGTGACGGTTCTTTCTTCCATGTGGAAACAGGAGAAGAGTTGGAGCAAGCGCCAGCTAAGATGTCTAAATCGCTCAAGAACGTTGTCAACCCAGACGATGTGGTGGAACAATATGGTGCTGATACCCTTCGTGTTTATGAAATGTTCATGGGACCACTCGATGCTTCGATTGCTTGGTCAGAAGAAGGTCTGGAAGGAAGTCGTAAGTTCCTCGACCGTGTTTACCGTTTGATTACAAGTAAAGAAATTGTTGCGGAAAATAATGGTGCTCTTGACAAGGTTTATAACGAAACCGTTAAATCTGTTACTGAGCAAATCGAATCCATGAAATTCAACACAGCCATTGCCCAACTTATGGTCTTTGTCAACGCTGCTAATAAGGAAGACAAACTCTATGTGGACTACGCCAAAGGCTTTATCCAATTGATTGCCCCATTTGCACCTCACTTGGCAGAAGAACTCTGGCAAACTGTTGCTGCAACAGGTGAGTCCATCTCTTACGTGGCTTGGCCAACATGGGACGAAAGCAAATTGGTTGAAGACGAAATCGAAATCGTTGTCCAAATCAAAGGAAAAGTCCGTGCCAAATTGATGGTCGCTAAAGACCTGTCACGCGAAGAATTGCAAGAAATCGCTCTGGCTGATGAAAAAGTCAAAGCAGAAATTGACGGCAAGGAAATCGTGAAAGTGATTGCGGTACCTAACAAGCTCGTTAATATCGTCGTTAAATAA
- a CDS encoding histidine phosphatase family protein, with product MSKVRLYLVRHGKTMFNTIGRAQGWSDTPLTAEGELGIHELGIGLRESGLQFDRAYSSDSGRTIQTMGIILEELGLQGKIPYRMDKRIREWCFGSFDGAYDGDLFMGLIPRIFNVDHVHQLSYAELAEGLVEVDTAGWAEGWEKLSGRIKEGFEAIAKEMEEQGGGNALVVSHGMTIGTIVYLINGMHPHGLDNGSVTILEYEDGQFSVEVVGDRSYRELGREKMEEIKN from the coding sequence ATGTCTAAAGTAAGATTGTACTTGGTCCGTCATGGGAAAACGATGTTTAACACGATTGGACGTGCACAAGGATGGAGTGATACGCCTCTGACTGCAGAAGGTGAGTTGGGAATCCATGAACTGGGAATTGGCTTGAGAGAGTCTGGTTTGCAGTTTGACCGCGCTTATTCCAGTGATTCAGGTCGAACTATTCAAACCATGGGAATTATCCTAGAAGAACTTGGCCTACAGGGGAAAATCCCTTACCGCATGGACAAGCGAATCCGTGAGTGGTGCTTTGGTAGTTTTGATGGGGCCTATGATGGGGACCTCTTTATGGGCTTGATTCCGAGAATTTTCAATGTAGACCATGTTCATCAGTTGTCCTATGCAGAACTAGCAGAAGGTTTGGTAGAGGTTGATACAGCAGGCTGGGCTGAAGGTTGGGAAAAACTCAGTGGTCGAATCAAGGAAGGCTTTGAAGCGATTGCCAAAGAAATGGAAGAACAAGGTGGAGGCAATGCTCTTGTTGTCAGTCATGGAATGACCATTGGAACCATTGTTTATTTGATTAATGGTATGCATCCGCATGGTCTCGATAATGGTAGCGTGACGATTCTTGAATATGAGGATGGCCAGTTTAGCGTAGAAGTTGTTGGTGACCGTAGCTATCGAGAGCTCGGACGTGAGAAGATGGAAGAAATAAAAAATTGA
- a CDS encoding PFL family protein yields MDIRQVTETIAMIEEQNFDIRTITMGISLLDCIDPDIERAAEKIYQKITTKAANLVAVGDEIAAELGIPIVNKRVSVTPISLIGAATDATDYVVLAKALDRAAKEIGVDFIGGFSALVQKGYQKGDEILINSIPRALAETDKVCSSVNIGSTKSGINMTAVADMGRIIKETAMLSDMGAAKLVVFANAVEDNPFMAGAFHGVGEADVIINVGVSGPGVVKRALEKVRGQSFDVVAETVKKTAFKITRIGQLVGQMASERLGVDFGIVDLSLAPTPAVGDSVARVLEEMGLETVGTHGTTAALALLNDQVKKGGVMACNQVGGLSGAFIPVSEDEGMIAAVQDGSLNLEKLEAMTAICSVGLDMIAIPEDTPAETIAAMIADEAAIGVINMKTTAVRIIPKGKEGDMIEFGGLLGTAPVMKVNGASSVDFISRGGQIPAPIHSFKN; encoded by the coding sequence ATGGATATTAGACAAGTTACAGAAACCATTGCCATGATCGAGGAGCAGAACTTCGATATCAGAACCATCACCATGGGGATTTCCCTTTTGGATTGTATTGATCCAGATATTGAACGTGCTGCTGAAAAGATTTACCAAAAAATCACCACTAAAGCTGCAAATTTAGTGGCTGTAGGAGACGAAATTGCTGCAGAACTTGGGATTCCTATTGTTAATAAACGGGTATCGGTGACTCCGATTTCTTTAATTGGTGCTGCGACTGATGCGACAGACTATGTTGTTTTGGCAAAGGCTCTTGATAGGGCTGCTAAGGAGATCGGTGTTGACTTTATTGGTGGATTCTCAGCTTTGGTACAAAAAGGCTACCAAAAAGGAGATGAAATTCTCATCAATTCTATCCCACGCGCTCTAGCTGAGACAGACAAGGTTTGTTCGTCTGTTAATATTGGCTCAACCAAGTCAGGCATCAACATGACTGCAGTTGCAGATATGGGACGTATCATCAAGGAAACAGCTATGCTGTCAGATATGGGTGCGGCCAAGTTGGTCGTATTTGCTAATGCTGTTGAGGACAATCCTTTTATGGCAGGGGCTTTCCATGGTGTTGGCGAAGCAGATGTTATCATCAATGTCGGGGTTTCGGGCCCTGGTGTGGTCAAGCGTGCCTTGGAAAAAGTTCGTGGACAGAGCTTTGATGTAGTAGCGGAAACAGTCAAGAAAACGGCCTTCAAGATTACTCGTATCGGTCAATTAGTTGGTCAGATGGCCAGCGAGAGACTGGGTGTTGACTTTGGAATTGTCGATCTAAGCTTGGCGCCAACTCCTGCAGTTGGTGATTCTGTGGCACGTGTCCTTGAGGAAATGGGCCTAGAAACAGTTGGTACGCATGGGACAACGGCTGCCCTCGCTCTTTTGAATGACCAAGTTAAGAAGGGCGGAGTGATGGCTTGTAACCAAGTCGGTGGCTTGTCAGGTGCTTTTATCCCCGTTTCTGAAGATGAGGGGATGATTGCTGCGGTGCAAGATGGCTCTCTGAATTTAGAGAAACTAGAAGCCATGACGGCTATCTGTTCTGTTGGACTGGATATGATTGCCATTCCGGAAGATACGCCTGCTGAAACCATTGCAGCTATGATTGCGGATGAGGCGGCCATTGGTGTTATTAACATGAAAACAACGGCTGTCCGTATTATTCCAAAGGGCAAAGAAGGCGATATGATTGAGTTTGGTGGTTTGCTAGGGACAGCTCCAGTTATGAAGGTCAACGGGGCTTCGTCTGTTGATTTCATCTCTCGCGGTGGGCAAATCCCAGCTCCAATCCATAGTTTTAAAAATTAA
- a CDS encoding ACT domain-containing protein has product MKAIITVVGKDKAGIVAGVSTKIAELGLNIDDISQTVLDEYFTMMAVVSSDEKQDFTYLRNEFETFGQTLNVKINIQSAAIFDAMYNI; this is encoded by the coding sequence ATGAAGGCTATTATTACAGTGGTTGGTAAGGACAAGGCTGGGATCGTTGCAGGCGTGTCTACTAAGATTGCAGAGTTGGGTTTGAATATTGACGATATTTCTCAGACGGTGTTGGATGAATACTTTACTATGATGGCGGTCGTTTCTAGTGACGAAAAACAGGATTTCACTTATCTTCGAAATGAGTTTGAAACTTTCGGTCAGACCTTGAATGTCAAAATAAATATTCAAAGTGCGGCGATTTTTGACGCTATGTATAATATCTAG
- the rplQ gene encoding 50S ribosomal protein L17, with protein MAYRKLGRTSSQRKAMLRDLTTDLLINESIVTTEARAKEIRKTVEKMITLGKRGDLHARRQAAAFVRNEIASENYDEATDKYTSTTALQKLFSEIAPRYAERNGGYTRILKTEPRRGDAAPMAIIELV; from the coding sequence ATGGCTTACCGTAAACTAGGACGCACTAGCTCACAACGTAAAGCAATGCTTCGCGATTTGACAACTGATCTTTTGATCAACGAATCAATCGTGACAACTGAAGCTCGTGCTAAAGAAATCCGTAAAACTGTTGAAAAAATGATTACTCTAGGTAAACGTGGTGATTTGCATGCACGTCGTCAAGCAGCTGCTTTCGTACGTAATGAAATCGCATCTGAAAACTATGATGAAGCAACTGATAAGTACACTTCTACTACAGCACTTCAAAAATTGTTCTCAGAAATCGCACCTCGTTATGCTGAACGTAACGGTGGATACACTCGTATCCTTAAAACTGAACCACGTCGTGGTGATGCTGCGCCAATGGCGATCATCGAATTAGTATAA
- a CDS encoding DNA-directed RNA polymerase subunit alpha, whose translation MIEFEKPNITKIDENKDYGKFVIEPLERGYGTTLGNSLRRVLLASLPGAAVTSINIEGVLHEFDTVPGVREDVMQIILNIKGIAVKSYVEDEKIIELDVEGPAEITAGDILTDSDIEIVNPDHYLFTIGEGSSLKATMTVNSGRGYVPADENKKDNAPVGTLAVDSIYTPVTKVNYQVEPARVGSNDGFDKLTLEILTNGTIIPEDALGLSARILTEHLDLFTNLTEIAKSTEVMKEADTESDDRILDRTIEELDLSVRSYNCLKRAGINTVHDLTEKSEAEMMKVRNLGRKSLEEVKLKLIDLGLGLKDK comes from the coding sequence ATGATTGAGTTTGAAAAACCAAATATAACAAAAATTGATGAAAATAAAGATTATGGCAAGTTTGTAATCGAACCACTTGAACGTGGTTACGGTACAACTCTTGGTAACTCTCTTCGTCGTGTACTACTAGCTTCTCTACCAGGAGCAGCAGTGACATCTATCAACATTGAAGGTGTCTTGCATGAGTTCGACACAGTTCCAGGTGTTCGTGAAGACGTGATGCAAATCATTCTGAACATTAAAGGGATTGCAGTAAAATCATACGTTGAAGACGAAAAAATCATTGAGCTTGACGTTGAAGGTCCTGCTGAAATTACAGCTGGAGACATTTTGACTGACAGTGATATTGAGATTGTAAATCCAGATCATTATCTCTTTACAATCGGTGAAGGTTCTTCTCTAAAAGCGACAATGACTGTTAACAGTGGTCGTGGATATGTACCTGCTGATGAAAACAAAAAAGATAATGCACCAGTTGGAACACTTGCTGTAGATTCTATTTATACACCAGTTACAAAAGTCAACTATCAAGTAGAGCCTGCTCGTGTAGGTAGCAATGATGGATTTGACAAATTAACCCTTGAAATCTTGACTAATGGAACAATTATTCCAGAAGATGCTTTAGGGCTTTCAGCGCGTATCTTGACAGAACATCTTGATTTGTTTACAAATCTTACTGAGATTGCTAAGTCAACTGAAGTGATGAAAGAAGCTGATACTGAATCTGACGATCGTATTTTGGATCGTACGATTGAGGAACTGGACTTGTCTGTGCGTTCATACAACTGTTTGAAACGTGCCGGTATCAATACTGTGCATGATTTGACAGAAAAATCTGAAGCAGAGATGATGAAAGTACGAAATCTTGGACGCAAGAGTTTGGAAGAAGTGAAACTCAAACTCATTGACTTGGGTCTTGGATTAAAAGATAAATAA
- the rpsK gene encoding 30S ribosomal protein S11: MAKPTRKRRVKKNIESGIAHIHATFNNTIVMITDVHGNAIAWSSAGALGFKGSRKSTPFAAQMASEAAAKSAQEHGLKSVEVTVKGPGSGRESAIRALAAAGLEVTAIRDVTPVPHNGARPPKRRRV; the protein is encoded by the coding sequence TTGGCTAAACCAACACGTAAACGTCGTGTGAAAAAGAATATCGAATCTGGTATTGCTCATATTCACGCTACATTTAATAACACTATTGTTATGATTACTGATGTGCATGGTAATGCAATTGCTTGGTCATCAGCTGGTGCTCTTGGTTTCAAAGGTTCTCGTAAATCTACACCATTCGCTGCTCAAATGGCTTCTGAAGCTGCTGCTAAATCTGCACAAGAACACGGTCTTAAATCAGTTGAAGTTACTGTAAAAGGTCCAGGTTCTGGTCGTGAGTCAGCTATTCGTGCGCTTGCTGCCGCTGGTCTTGAAGTAACAGCAATTCGTGATGTGACTCCAGTGCCACACAATGGTGCTCGTCCTCCAAAACGTCGCCGTGTATAA
- the rpsM gene encoding 30S ribosomal protein S13, translating into MARIAGVDIPNDKRVVISLTYVYGIGLATSKKILAAAGISEDVRVRDLTSDQEDAIRREVDAIKVEGDLRREVNLNIKRLMEIGSYRGIRHRRGLPVRGQNTKNNARTRKGKAVAIAGKKK; encoded by the coding sequence ATGGCTCGTATTGCTGGAGTTGACATTCCAAATGACAAACGCGTAGTAATCTCATTGACTTACGTTTATGGTATCGGACTTGCAACATCTAAGAAAATTTTGGCTGCTGCTGGAATCTCAGAAGATGTTCGTGTACGTGACCTTACATCAGATCAAGAAGATGCTATCCGTCGTGAAGTGGATGCAATCAAAGTTGAAGGTGACCTTCGTCGTGAAGTAAACTTGAACATCAAACGTTTGATGGAAATCGGTTCTTACCGTGGTATTCGTCACCGTCGTGGACTTCCTGTCCGTGGACAAAACACTAAAAACAACGCTCGCACTCGTAAAGGTAAAGCTGTTGCGATTGCTGGTAAGAAAAAATAA
- the rpmJ gene encoding 50S ribosomal protein L36, with translation MKVRPSVKPICEYCKVIRRNGRVMVICPANPKHKQRQG, from the coding sequence ATGAAAGTAAGACCATCGGTCAAACCAATTTGCGAATACTGTAAAGTAATTCGTCGTAATGGTCGTGTTATGGTAATTTGCCCAGCAAATCCAAAACACAAACAACGTCAAGGATAA
- the infA gene encoding translation initiation factor IF-1 — MAKDDVIEVEGKVVDTMPNAMFTVELENGHQILATVSGKIRKNYIRILAGDRVTVEMSPYDLTRGRITYRFK, encoded by the coding sequence GTGGCAAAAGACGATGTGATTGAAGTTGAAGGCAAAGTAGTCGATACAATGCCTAACGCAATGTTTACGGTTGAACTTGAAAATGGACATCAGATTTTAGCAACAGTTTCTGGTAAAATTCGTAAAAACTATATTCGTATTTTAGCGGGAGATCGTGTTACTGTCGAGATGAGTCCATATGACTTGACACGTGGACGTATCACTTACCGCTTTAAATAA
- a CDS encoding adenylate kinase — protein MNLLIMGLPGAGKGTQAAKIVEQFHVAHISTGDMFRAAMANQTEMGVLAKSYIDKGELVPDEVTNGIVKERLSQDDIKETGFLLDGYPRTIEQAHALDKTLAELGIELEGVINIEVNPDCLLERLSGRIIHRETGETFHKVFNPPVDYKEEDYYQREDDKPETVKRRLDVNIAQGEPIIAHYRAKGLVHDIEGNQDINDVFKDIEKVLTNLK, from the coding sequence ATGAATCTTTTGATTATGGGCTTACCTGGAGCAGGTAAGGGAACGCAAGCAGCTAAAATTGTGGAGCAATTCCACGTGGCACACATTTCAACTGGAGATATGTTCCGTGCTGCTATGGCAAATCAAACTGAAATGGGTGTACTTGCGAAGTCATATATTGACAAAGGTGAGTTGGTTCCAGATGAAGTTACAAATGGAATTGTTAAAGAACGCCTTTCACAGGACGACATCAAGGAAACAGGTTTCTTGTTGGATGGTTACCCACGTACGATTGAACAAGCTCATGCCTTGGACAAAACGTTGGCGGAACTCGGTATCGAACTGGAAGGTGTGATCAATATCGAAGTGAATCCAGATTGTCTCTTGGAACGTTTGAGTGGCCGTATCATCCACCGCGAAACAGGTGAAACCTTCCACAAAGTTTTCAACCCACCAGTTGACTACAAAGAAGAAGATTATTACCAACGTGAAGATGATAAACCTGAGACAGTGAAGCGTCGATTGGATGTCAATATCGCTCAAGGAGAACCAATCATTGCTCACTACCGTGCCAAAGGATTAGTCCACGATATCGAAGGAAATCAAGATATCAATGATGTGTTCAAAGACATCGAAAAAGTATTGACAAATTTGAAATAA
- the secY gene encoding preprotein translocase subunit SecY, with amino-acid sequence MFFKLLKEALKVKQVRSKILFTIFIILVFRIGTSITVPGVNAKSLEALSGLSFLNMLSLVSGNAMKNFSVFALGVSPYITASIVVQLLQMDILPKFVEWGKQGEVGRRKLNQATRYIALVLAFVQSIGITAGFNTLSGAKLLTTALTPQVFVTIGIILTAGSMIVTWLGEQITDKGYGNGVSMIIFAGIVASIPEMIKGIYVDYFVNIPSSRLTSSIIFVVILIIAVLLIVYFTTFVQQAEYKIPIQYTKVAQGAPSSSYLPLKVNPAGVIPVIFASSITAAPAAILQFLSATGHDWAWVRTAQEMLSTTSPTGVAMYALLIILFTFFYTFVQINPEKAAENLQKSGAYIHGVRPGKGTEEFMSKLLRRLATVGSIFLGVISILPIVAKDVFGLSEAVAFGGTSLLIIISTGIEGIKQLEGYLLKRKYVGFMDKTE; translated from the coding sequence ATGTTTTTTAAATTACTAAAAGAAGCGCTCAAGGTTAAACAAGTTCGATCAAAAATTCTCTTTACGATTTTTATCATTCTTGTTTTCCGTATTGGGACAAGTATCACTGTTCCAGGTGTGAATGCGAAAAGTTTGGAAGCTCTCAGTGGTTTATCTTTCTTGAACATGCTTAGTCTTGTTTCAGGGAATGCCATGAAGAACTTCTCCGTTTTTGCACTCGGAGTAAGTCCGTATATCACTGCTTCCATCGTTGTTCAATTGCTACAAATGGATATTTTACCGAAGTTTGTAGAATGGGGCAAACAAGGGGAAGTTGGACGGAGAAAACTAAACCAGGCTACTCGTTATATTGCACTTGTACTTGCATTTGTTCAATCTATCGGGATCACAGCAGGATTTAACACTCTATCTGGAGCGAAATTATTAACGACAGCGTTAACTCCACAGGTTTTTGTTACCATTGGTATTATCCTTACAGCAGGTAGTATGATTGTAACGTGGCTCGGGGAACAAATTACAGATAAGGGATACGGAAACGGTGTTTCTATGATCATCTTTGCAGGTATTGTTGCTTCAATCCCTGAAATGATTAAAGGAATCTATGTTGACTACTTCGTCAATATTCCAAGTAGCCGTTTGACTTCATCTATTATCTTTGTCGTTATTTTGATTATCGCTGTCTTGTTGATTGTTTACTTTACAACCTTTGTTCAACAGGCAGAATATAAAATTCCAATCCAATATACAAAAGTTGCTCAAGGAGCCCCATCAAGCTCATACCTTCCATTGAAGGTGAACCCAGCGGGGGTTATCCCAGTTATCTTTGCAAGTTCCATTACAGCAGCACCTGCAGCCATTCTTCAATTTTTGAGTGCTACAGGTCATGATTGGGCTTGGGTACGTACAGCACAGGAAATGTTATCTACAACATCTCCGACAGGTGTTGCTATGTATGCCTTGTTAATCATTCTCTTTACATTCTTCTATACATTTGTACAGATCAATCCAGAGAAAGCAGCAGAAAACTTGCAAAAGAGTGGAGCCTACATTCATGGTGTCCGTCCTGGTAAGGGTACTGAAGAGTTCATGTCGAAACTTCTTCGTCGCCTTGCGACTGTCGGATCAATCTTCCTTGGTGTGATTTCTATCTTGCCGATTGTGGCAAAAGATGTCTTTGGTCTTTCAGAAGCTGTTGCTTTTGGGGGAACTAGTCTTTTGATCATTATCTCAACTGGTATTGAAGGAATCAAACAGCTAGAAGGTTACCTATTGAAACGTAAGTATGTTGGTTTCATGGACAAAACAGAATAA